One window from the genome of Rhizobium sp. Pop5 encodes:
- a CDS encoding potassium transporter Kup — translation MTATAHDACSQNGSRQFAAVVLGAIGVVYGDIGTSPLYAFREALRPFAHDGATPPEVIGLISLMIWTLTIIVTFKYVLFLLRADNDGEGGTLSLLALLMKKTKKHATIFFFAGIIGAALFIGDAMITPALSVLSALEGLKLVTPVFTPYVLPIAVAIMLVIFLMQSVGTAAVSRLFGPITLVWFVVMGISGLLHIADDFSILAALNPYYALDFITHAGFVGLVILGAVFLTVTGAEALYADLGHFGRKPIQFAWFAVIFPSLALNYLGQGALVLKNPAAASDPFFLLFPEWALLPAVLLATAATIIASQAVITGAFSLARQAIHLGFLPRLEICFTSASNTGQIYVPAVNMVLLVGVLALILSFGSSESLATAYGISVTGAMVVTTVLSYQFLRAIWGWTVVSALAVLLPLFLLESVFLGANLLKIHDGGYVPVLIAAALIAMMWTWKKGTLLVREKSARNDIPLAQFIKSIERKSDHSPVDVPGTAIFLTSVPDMTPNVLLHNIKHNRVLHDRNVILNIRTASRPYVPESQRVTIERLSPRFSKIQLNFGFMEDQNVSAAMPLCRQAGFNFEIMSTSFYVGRRKLVGDPNTGLPHWQDRLFIAMASFAIDPSDYFQLPSNRVVELGEQMVI, via the coding sequence ATGACTGCGACAGCCCATGATGCCTGCAGCCAAAATGGTTCGCGACAATTCGCGGCGGTGGTGCTCGGCGCGATCGGGGTCGTCTATGGCGACATCGGCACCAGCCCGCTCTATGCCTTTCGCGAAGCCCTCAGGCCTTTCGCTCACGATGGGGCGACCCCGCCCGAGGTGATCGGGCTGATCTCGCTGATGATCTGGACGCTGACGATCATCGTCACGTTCAAATATGTGCTCTTTCTTTTGCGGGCCGACAATGACGGCGAGGGCGGCACGCTGTCGCTGCTTGCCCTTCTGATGAAGAAGACGAAGAAGCACGCGACCATCTTCTTTTTCGCCGGCATCATCGGAGCCGCCCTTTTCATCGGCGACGCGATGATCACGCCGGCGCTTTCGGTCCTTTCAGCGCTCGAAGGGCTGAAACTGGTGACGCCCGTCTTTACGCCCTATGTGCTGCCGATCGCGGTGGCAATCATGCTCGTCATATTCCTGATGCAATCGGTCGGGACTGCCGCCGTTTCCAGGCTGTTCGGACCGATCACCCTCGTCTGGTTCGTGGTCATGGGCATATCAGGCCTGCTGCATATCGCCGACGACTTCTCCATCCTCGCCGCACTCAATCCCTATTACGCGCTCGATTTCATCACCCATGCGGGCTTCGTCGGTCTCGTCATCCTCGGCGCCGTCTTCCTGACCGTCACCGGCGCGGAGGCGCTCTATGCCGATCTCGGACATTTCGGCCGCAAGCCGATCCAGTTCGCCTGGTTCGCCGTCATCTTTCCATCGCTTGCCCTCAACTATCTCGGGCAGGGCGCTCTCGTCCTGAAAAACCCGGCTGCCGCTTCCGATCCGTTCTTCCTGCTGTTTCCGGAATGGGCGCTGCTGCCGGCCGTGCTTCTGGCGACGGCCGCGACGATCATCGCCAGCCAAGCGGTGATCACGGGCGCCTTCTCGCTCGCGCGCCAGGCCATCCATCTCGGATTCCTGCCGCGGCTGGAGATATGCTTCACATCGGCCTCGAATACCGGCCAGATCTATGTTCCGGCGGTCAACATGGTGCTGCTGGTCGGCGTGCTTGCCCTGATCCTCAGCTTCGGCAGCTCGGAATCGCTGGCGACGGCTTACGGGATCTCGGTGACAGGCGCGATGGTGGTCACCACGGTGCTGTCGTATCAGTTCCTTCGCGCCATCTGGGGCTGGACGGTGGTATCAGCCCTTGCCGTCCTGCTTCCGCTCTTCCTGCTGGAGAGCGTCTTCCTCGGCGCCAACCTTTTGAAGATCCATGATGGCGGCTATGTTCCGGTGCTGATCGCCGCAGCGCTGATCGCCATGATGTGGACATGGAAGAAGGGAACGCTTCTCGTGCGGGAGAAGTCGGCGCGCAACGACATTCCGCTTGCCCAGTTCATCAAGTCGATCGAGCGGAAATCCGACCACAGCCCGGTCGATGTCCCGGGAACAGCGATCTTCCTCACGAGCGTCCCCGACATGACGCCGAACGTGCTGCTGCACAATATCAAGCACAACAGGGTCCTTCACGACCGCAACGTCATCCTGAATATCCGGACGGCGTCGCGGCCCTATGTGCCGGAATCGCAGCGCGTGACGATCGAGCGGCTGTCGCCCCGCTTCAGCAAGATCCAGCTCAATTTCGGCTTCATGGAGGATCAGAACGTATCGGCGGCCATGCCGCTCTGCCGGCAGGCGGGATTCAATTTCGAGATCATGTCGACCTCCTTCTATGTCGGGCGGCGCAAGCTTGTCGGCGATCCCAATACCGGTCTTCCCCATTGGCAGGATCGCCTGTTCATCGCCATGGCCAGTTTCGCCATCGATCCGTCCGATTATTTCCAGCTGCCGAGCAACCGTGTCGTCGAACTCGGCGAGCAGATGGTGATCTGA
- a CDS encoding LacI family transcriptional regulator, with the protein MARIDPPAAVSPSSLLWTETLGPEAGKQRVAALEYRPNELARSMSTGRSGFIGVVVGDIENAFCRRHSWHPTASSD; encoded by the coding sequence ATGGCTCGAATTGATCCGCCCGCCGCCGTTTCGCCCTCATCGTTGCTATGGACTGAAACGCTCGGGCCGGAAGCCGGCAAGCAGCGAGTGGCCGCTCTCGAGTACCGGCCGAACGAACTTGCCCGCAGCATGAGCACCGGCCGTTCCGGCTTCATCGGGGTCGTGGTCGGTGATATCGAGAATGCCTTCTGCCGACGGCACTCCTGGCATCCGACAGCCTCGTCGGACTGA
- a CDS encoding HlyD family type I secretion periplasmic adaptor subunit, with protein sequence MNAHIRKSDENMPVPTDKGPTGKGPAVKAPAVKGRELAARPPLPPAIAEFQSDAVELEERAPPRVARMTLYCVTALIAAAITWASVSSIDEVVIAPGKLVTTQPTIVVQPLETSIIRTIDVKAGEVVHAGQTLATLDATFSQADVDQQHAKFTALDAQVKRIEAELAGDDYTVMAGKTPDEMLQVQLFGQRRAFYTAQLQNFEQQIAGQSAALAASKNQEAVLVDRRDTLSQIEGARERLFNTQSGSLITMLGSRDARLDVESDLTAVRGKADEAAHAYAKLKADRQAFIEDFRRAAMEQLVDLRGQRDMADEELKKMELRRNMVSLTAPADAVVLDLAQRSIGSVVREAEPIVTLVPINVPLEAEVSINTRDIGRIAVGKEARIKLDAYPFQKYGTASGEVRTISQDTFLTGQQEQTATPSQPAAPFFKARILLADTRLNASDVPVRLLPGMTVSTEIKVGKRTVISYFLYPLLRGLDNAIREP encoded by the coding sequence ATGAACGCGCATATCAGAAAATCCGACGAAAATATGCCGGTCCCCACAGACAAGGGACCCACTGGCAAAGGGCCTGCAGTCAAGGCCCCCGCAGTCAAGGGCAGGGAACTTGCAGCCCGCCCGCCGCTGCCGCCTGCTATCGCGGAATTCCAGTCCGATGCGGTGGAACTCGAGGAACGTGCGCCGCCACGCGTTGCCCGCATGACGCTCTATTGCGTGACGGCGCTGATTGCGGCCGCCATCACCTGGGCCTCGGTCTCATCAATCGACGAGGTGGTGATTGCGCCGGGCAAGCTCGTTACCACGCAGCCGACCATCGTCGTCCAGCCGCTGGAGACCTCGATCATCCGCACGATCGATGTGAAGGCCGGCGAGGTGGTGCATGCCGGCCAGACGCTCGCGACGCTCGACGCCACCTTCAGCCAGGCCGATGTCGACCAGCAGCACGCGAAATTCACCGCGCTCGATGCCCAGGTGAAGCGCATCGAAGCGGAGCTTGCCGGCGACGACTACACCGTCATGGCCGGAAAAACCCCTGACGAGATGCTGCAGGTGCAGCTCTTCGGCCAGCGGCGGGCCTTCTACACGGCGCAGCTGCAGAATTTCGAGCAGCAGATCGCCGGTCAGTCGGCAGCACTTGCCGCCAGCAAGAACCAGGAGGCCGTGCTCGTCGACCGGCGCGACACGCTCTCGCAGATCGAAGGCGCGCGCGAGCGGCTCTTCAACACGCAGAGCGGCTCGTTGATTACCATGCTCGGCTCGCGCGACGCCCGTCTCGACGTCGAATCCGATCTGACGGCCGTGCGCGGCAAGGCCGATGAGGCCGCGCATGCCTATGCAAAGCTCAAAGCCGACCGCCAGGCCTTCATCGAGGATTTCCGCCGCGCCGCGATGGAGCAACTGGTGGATCTGCGCGGCCAGCGCGACATGGCCGATGAAGAACTGAAGAAGATGGAACTGCGCCGCAACATGGTATCGCTGACGGCACCCGCCGATGCTGTCGTGCTGGATCTCGCCCAGCGCTCCATCGGCTCCGTCGTGCGCGAAGCCGAACCGATCGTCACCCTGGTGCCGATCAACGTGCCGCTCGAAGCGGAAGTGTCGATCAACACCCGCGACATCGGCCGCATCGCCGTCGGCAAGGAGGCCCGCATCAAGCTCGACGCCTATCCCTTCCAGAAATACGGCACGGCCTCCGGCGAGGTGCGCACCATCAGCCAGGACACGTTCCTGACCGGCCAGCAGGAACAGACCGCCACCCCAAGCCAGCCGGCCGCCCCCTTCTTCAAGGCCCGCATCCTGCTTGCCGATACCAGGCTGAATGCTTCGGACGTGCCGGTGCGTCTGCTTCCCGGCATGACCGTGTCCACGGAAATCAAGGTCGGCAAGCGCACGGTGATCTCCTATTTCCTGTACCCGCTGCTGCGCGGCCTGGATAACGCAATACGCGAACCGTAG
- a CDS encoding peptidase domain-containing ABC transporter, with translation MNSFLHTNLHCLALVARHHGVDLSPERLQHDYAVGNDPVAVRQMLRMAKDAGLRARHLTLDWRGLFQLGEAFPALAELSNGNWVVIAGAVGEGEDEKIRVLDPLAARPEVMLLSEEQFGKAWLGSVVLLKRNYRMSDEDRPFGFRWFIPEIIRQRSFFRDVALAAFVLYGLGLTTPMFFQLVIDKVLVHQSYATLTVLTVGIAVALVFDATFSFLRRYLLLYATNRIDIRIATRTFGHLLNLPISLFEQASAGVLVKHMQQTGRIREFLTGRLFLTLLDGVSLFVFVPILLLYSVKLTLVVLGFAALVGLVVMMLVGPFQRRLQALYQAEGDRQALLVETVHGMRTVKSLALEPRQRKVWDDYSAQSISVRFRVEKISTVAQSMTGLLEKLMSVAIIGLGALDVFSGAMTIGALVAFNMLAGRVSGPLVQIVTMVHEYQEVALSVRMLGEIMNQRPEQAGRGRGVRPHLHGRIEFDRVTFRYAPDAAPALDNVSFAIPAGSVFGVVGKSGSGKTTITRLIQGLYQSQEGLVRMDGYDSREIDLVHLRTSIGVVLQDNFLFRGSVRDNIAAAKPDASIEEIMEVARIAGAEEFIERLPRGFDTMLEENAANLSGGQRQRLAIARALITDPKLLIFDEATSALDPDSEAIIRENLSRIAAGRTVVIVSHRLSTLVDADAILVIDRGKVADIGRHDQLVSRCMTYRHLWAQQMRQVA, from the coding sequence ATGAATAGTTTTCTGCATACCAACCTGCACTGTCTTGCGCTCGTCGCGCGTCATCACGGCGTCGATCTTTCGCCCGAGCGATTGCAGCACGATTATGCCGTCGGCAACGATCCGGTGGCCGTGCGGCAGATGCTCCGGATGGCCAAGGATGCCGGCCTCAGGGCGAGGCACCTGACGCTCGACTGGCGAGGCCTGTTTCAGCTCGGCGAGGCCTTTCCGGCCCTTGCCGAACTTTCGAACGGTAACTGGGTGGTCATCGCCGGCGCCGTCGGAGAGGGCGAGGATGAGAAGATCCGCGTTCTCGACCCGCTTGCTGCACGCCCCGAAGTCATGCTGCTGAGCGAGGAGCAATTCGGCAAGGCCTGGCTCGGATCGGTGGTTTTGCTCAAGCGCAACTATCGCATGTCGGATGAGGACCGGCCTTTCGGCTTCCGCTGGTTCATTCCAGAAATCATCCGGCAGCGCAGCTTCTTCCGCGATGTGGCGCTCGCCGCCTTCGTGCTTTACGGCCTCGGGCTGACGACGCCGATGTTTTTCCAGCTCGTCATCGACAAGGTGCTCGTGCATCAGAGCTATGCGACGCTGACTGTCCTGACGGTCGGTATCGCGGTGGCGCTCGTTTTCGACGCGACCTTCAGTTTCCTGCGCCGCTATCTGCTGCTTTATGCCACCAACAGGATCGACATTCGGATCGCCACGCGCACCTTCGGCCATCTGCTCAACCTGCCGATCTCGCTCTTCGAGCAGGCCTCGGCCGGCGTTCTCGTCAAGCATATGCAGCAGACGGGGCGCATCCGCGAATTCCTGACCGGTCGGCTGTTCCTGACGCTGCTCGACGGCGTCTCGCTCTTCGTCTTCGTGCCGATCCTGCTTCTCTACAGCGTCAAGCTGACGCTCGTGGTGCTCGGTTTCGCCGCGCTCGTCGGGCTTGTTGTGATGATGCTCGTCGGGCCGTTCCAGCGTCGCCTGCAGGCGCTTTACCAGGCCGAAGGCGACCGGCAGGCCCTGCTTGTCGAAACGGTGCACGGCATGCGCACCGTCAAGTCACTGGCGCTGGAGCCGCGCCAGCGCAAGGTCTGGGATGATTATTCGGCCCAGTCGATCTCGGTGCGCTTCCGGGTCGAGAAAATCTCGACCGTCGCCCAGTCGATGACGGGATTGCTGGAAAAGCTGATGAGCGTGGCGATCATCGGTCTCGGCGCGCTCGATGTCTTCAGCGGTGCGATGACGATCGGCGCACTGGTTGCCTTCAACATGCTCGCCGGCCGCGTCTCCGGACCGCTCGTACAGATCGTCACCATGGTGCACGAATATCAGGAAGTGGCGCTTTCCGTGCGCATGCTCGGCGAGATCATGAACCAGCGGCCGGAACAGGCGGGCCGCGGGCGTGGTGTCAGGCCGCATCTGCATGGCCGCATCGAATTCGACCGGGTCACCTTCCGCTATGCTCCCGATGCCGCGCCTGCGCTCGACAATGTTTCCTTCGCCATTCCGGCGGGCTCGGTCTTCGGCGTGGTCGGCAAGAGCGGCTCGGGCAAGACGACCATCACGCGGCTCATCCAGGGGCTCTATCAGAGCCAGGAAGGGCTGGTGCGCATGGATGGCTATGACAGCCGCGAGATCGACCTCGTCCACTTGAGAACCAGCATTGGCGTTGTGCTGCAGGATAACTTCCTGTTTCGCGGCTCGGTGCGCGACAATATCGCCGCCGCAAAACCCGATGCCAGTATCGAGGAGATCATGGAGGTCGCCCGCATCGCAGGTGCGGAAGAATTCATCGAGCGCCTGCCGCGCGGCTTCGACACGATGCTGGAAGAAAACGCAGCCAACCTCTCGGGTGGCCAGAGGCAGCGGCTGGCGATCGCGCGTGCGCTGATCACCGATCCGAAACTTCTGATCTTCGATGAGGCGACGAGCGCGCTCGACCCCGACAGCGAGGCGATCATCCGCGAGAATCTGAGCCGGATCGCCGCCGGCCGCACCGTCGTCATCGTCTCGCACCGGCTTTCGACGCTTGTGGATGCCGATGCCATTCTCGTCATCGATCGGGGCAAGGTCGCCGATATCGGCCGGCACGACCAGCTGGTGTCGCGCTGCATGACCTACCGCCACCTTTGGGCCCAGCAGATGAGGCAGGTCGCATGA
- a CDS encoding GTP-binding protein, with protein sequence MMRTDNRLPVTVLAGFLGAGKTTVLNHVLSNREGRRVAVIVNDMSEVNIDADLVREGGADLLRTDETLVELTNGCICCTLREDLLSEVRRLAAAGRFDYLLIEGTGIAEPLPVAATFSFRDESGAALCDVARLDTMVCVVDAVNLLADYQSDEFLADRGERRDGDDERKLVDLLVEQIEFSDVVIINKAGDVSCADLAEVRRVVAALNPDAQVIEAVFGQVPLGTILDTGLFSEAKAARHPLWHKELFGWGDHVPETEEYGISSFVYRSRRPFAPLRLKDFLDRKWAGLIRAKGHFWLATRPDEIGLLSIAGTQCRIETRGYWWASVPQVQWPRFPQFRQLIDRHWDVVWGDRRQELVFIGSGFDKAAIWAALDDCLTGEETGFDPQTAVGLRDPFPAWRHDTHASHRKV encoded by the coding sequence ATGATGCGTACAGACAACAGATTGCCCGTTACAGTTCTCGCCGGGTTTCTCGGCGCTGGGAAGACGACTGTCCTCAATCATGTCCTGAGTAATCGGGAGGGTCGTCGGGTTGCTGTCATCGTCAACGATATGAGCGAGGTCAACATCGATGCGGATCTCGTGCGCGAGGGCGGTGCAGACCTCCTGCGCACGGACGAGACGCTGGTGGAGCTCACCAACGGATGCATCTGCTGCACGCTGCGCGAGGACCTCCTGAGCGAGGTGCGGCGTCTGGCAGCCGCCGGCCGCTTCGACTATCTGCTGATCGAGGGCACCGGCATTGCCGAACCGCTGCCTGTCGCAGCCACCTTCTCCTTCCGCGACGAAAGCGGGGCGGCGCTCTGCGATGTGGCACGTCTCGACACGATGGTCTGCGTCGTCGATGCGGTCAATCTGCTGGCCGATTACCAGAGCGACGAGTTCCTGGCCGATCGCGGCGAGAGGCGGGACGGGGACGATGAGCGCAAGCTCGTGGATCTGCTCGTCGAGCAGATCGAATTTTCCGACGTCGTCATCATCAACAAGGCAGGCGACGTATCCTGCGCCGATCTTGCCGAGGTTCGCCGGGTCGTCGCCGCACTCAATCCGGATGCCCAGGTCATCGAGGCCGTTTTCGGCCAGGTGCCGCTTGGCACGATCCTCGATACCGGCCTCTTCAGCGAGGCGAAGGCTGCCCGCCATCCGCTCTGGCACAAGGAGCTCTTCGGCTGGGGCGACCATGTGCCGGAAACAGAGGAATACGGCATTTCAAGCTTCGTCTATCGCAGCCGCCGGCCCTTCGCGCCGCTGAGGCTCAAGGATTTCCTCGACAGGAAATGGGCGGGCCTCATCCGCGCAAAGGGCCATTTCTGGCTGGCGACGAGGCCCGATGAGATCGGCCTGCTGTCGATCGCCGGCACCCAGTGCCGCATCGAAACCAGGGGATATTGGTGGGCCTCCGTGCCGCAGGTGCAATGGCCGCGCTTTCCGCAATTCCGCCAGCTCATCGACCGGCATTGGGACGTTGTCTGGGGCGACCGCCGCCAGGAGCTCGTCTTCATCGGTTCGGGCTTCGACAAGGCGGCGATCTGGGCCGCACTCGATGATTGCCTGACCGGGGAGGAGACGGGTTTCGATCCGCAGACCGCCGTCGGCCTTCGCGATCCGTTTCCGGCCTGGCGGCACGATACGCACGCATCGCACCGAAAAGTGTGA